ACCGCCGAAACATCATCGCCCGCATACACCCCCATTCCCCTGCCGGATTATCAGGAAAAACCGCTTGATCAGATGCGCGCGGATGCGCAGGCTTTTTATGATGAAATTCGCACCCGCCACACCATTCGCGAATTTTCGGACCGTCCTGTTCCCCGCGACATTATCGAAACCTGCCTGAAGGCCGCAGGCACCGCGCCAAGCGGGGCCAATCATCAGCCCTGGCATTTTTCCGTCATTGGCGATGCCAGCATGAAACGCAAAATCCGCCTTGCGGCAGAGGAAGAAGAACGCGCCTTTTATGCCGGGCGCGCGGGTGATGAATGGATCAAGGCGTTAGCACCGCTTGGCACCGATGACAGCAAACCGTTTCTGGAAATTGCGCCCTGGCTGATCTGCATTTTCGGCGAGCGCAAAAGCCGTTCGACCGATGGTGAAATGCGCAAAAACTATTACGTGCCGGAATCAGTTTCCATCGCCACCGGCTTTTTGCTGGCCGCCCTGCACCGCGCCGGTCTGGCAACACTTACCCACACCCCCAACCCCATGAGCTTTCTGAGCGAAATCTGTGGCCGCCCCGCCCATGACAAACCCTACATTTTGCTGGTAACCGGCTATCCGGCGCAGAATGCCACCATCCCGCAACATGCAACGCTTAAACGCGACCTGGCCGATATCGCGACATTTTACTGAAACAACAAAGGCGGCACCGCCAATGGCCATGCCGCCTTTGTAACCCGAAAAATAGGGCGTCCGGTCGATCTTGTTAGACCGTGCAGGACCTCAACCGGCCTTAACGATGCCCGATTGGCAACACCAGGCGCACCCGAAGGCCACCACCCGGCGCATCTTCCAGCAGCACATCGCCGCCATGCCCACGGGCAGAATCCCGGGCAATCGTCATGCCCAGACCAACCCCGCCAGTTGCCTGATTGCGCGATTCCTCAAGCCGGTAAAATGGCTTGAACACTTCTTCACGTTTTTCAACCGGAATACCGGGACCGTCATCATCAAACAGCACTTCAAAATCATTGCCGCGCCGCCCGGCCCGGATCGAAAGGTTCGATGCATACCGCCCGGCATTGCCAATAATATTGGCCACACAGCGTCGGACCGACTGCCGGCGAATTTCCATCATCTGGTTATCTTCGATATGAAGGTCAATCTGCTGGCCTTCGCGCAGGGCCTCGCCCACCAGCTCGGTCAGCAATTTACCGATATCGGTTTCAACCGCCTGTTCGCCTTCCTCGCCACGGGCAAATGCCAGATAGGCATCGACCATGCGCTCCATATCCAGCACATCCTGTTTCAGCGCATCAACGCCCGGCGATGATCCCTGCATCGCCAGTTCAAGCTTCATGCGGGTCAAAGGTGTGCGAAGATCATGCGAAACACCGGCCAGAAGGGCCGTTCGTTGCGACAGGTGGCGCTGAATACGATCACGCATCGACATGAAGGATGCAGCGGCCATCCGCACTTCGGATGCGCCCTCGGGCTTGAAATCGTCAACATTCACACCGCGCCCGAACTGGTCAGACGCCATGGCAAGCTTGCGGATCGGCCGCACCTGGTTGCGCATGAACAAAACGGCGACCCCATACAGGATCAATGCCGATCCCGCGATCCACATAAAGAAGATATAGGTCGTCGATGTATAAAGACGCTTGCGCGGCGCAACGACCGAAAGCACCCCGTCCTTCAACTGAATCCGGATTTCAAGCATCCGGTCATCAACCTCAAGATCAAAGTAAAACGGCCGGTCAATACGTTCCTTCAGCGCGGTAAACAGCTCTTCCGATACCAGCCCGTAGGGCGGCTGGGTGATCTGCTTTTCCAGAATCGCGTCAGGTTCAAAAACGATATCAAGCTGCATGCGCCGGCGCGCATTATCCACCATCGCATCAAAATGGCTATCATCGGGATACTGGCCGATATAATCGACCACATAGGCAACATCCCCCGCCAGACCACGGCTTAGCTGTTTGGCAATGGTGTCCCAGTGGCGTTCAAAAAATATCAGAACCGTGACGATCTGCAGCAGCAGCATCGGCGTCATCAGGATCAGCAGGGACCGGCCCAAAAGGCCCGTCGGCAGCAGGGATTTGACCCATCCGGAAAGTGCGTTGCCCAAAACCGTCACCCTTTATCGATTTGATCGACCATTAATCGCTTCACCGCAATGCAGCAGTTCAATCTGTATAAAGGACATATCCCCGACCACGTACTGTCTGCAAGTATCTTGGCTGTTTTGGGTCATCTTCAAGCTTGCGACGCAAACGGGTTACCTGGACATCAATGCTGCGCGAGGCCGCAGGATCACCACTGCCATTGCCCCCCGTCAAATCAAAAAGCTGTTCTCTTGTGGTGGTTTGCCCGGTGCGGCGTGCCAATGCAACCAGCAGGTCCTGCTCGGCTGTGGTCAGGTAAATATGGTCTTCCCCGCGTTGCAGGACCATCTTGTCCATATCAAAGCGAAAATCGCCAAAGGCCACTTCCGATGCGGCATCTGGCGTTATCTCGTCGGTTTCCGGCCGGGTGCTGTAACGGCGCAAAATGGCTTCGATGCGCAAAACCAGTTCGCGCGGCTCAAACGGTTTAGCCAGATAATCATCCGCCCCGGCTTCAAGGCCAGCGATGCGGTCTTCCGTTTCGGAAAGGGCAGTCAGCATCATGATCGGCACGGTCATGCCGCGATCACGAAGCGATTTGGCCAGATCAACGCCCTTTTCGCCAGGCATCAAAACATCAATCACCAGCAGGTCAAATTCCAGCCCTTCCAGGCGGGCACGTGCCTCGGCAGCATCGCGGGCAACGGTAACCATGAAACCGTTTTCACCCAAATACCGTTTCAGCAAATCACGCAGGCGGTCATCATCATCCACGACCAGAATATGCGCAGCCCCGATTTCGACCATTCAATCCATCCAACACGATTACCGCAATGTTCATGCAGCCTGCCCGCACCATACTATCTGGCTGCGAATCCGGTTTTGCAAAAACATTCGCGCGCGATTTAATAGCGATGCCAATATAGGGGCAATGCATGAATAAAGGCTTTGCCCGGCGAAAAATATTTCGCCAAAGCCCGCCTGTCACCCCATCCGGCGGCGCAGGCCATTTGGCAAAAGCTCGTCCTCAAACCGGGCGCGGTCATTGGGCCCTAACATGCCCAGCATCACCTTGCGAAACCCTTCCACCGCCTCGGCACCGGCTTCGCGATAGGCGTTGGCAATCAGCACACGCTGGTTTTCCGAAAGCTTGCGTTCCAGTTCCTCGCCCTTTTCCGTCACGGTCAAAAGCCGCTGGCGACGGTCCTGCACACCGGTTTTCTGTTCGATAAACCCTTCACGCACAAGCTGGCTTAGCACCCGTGACAGGGATTGCTTGGTAATTTGCAGGATTCCCAAAAGGTCACTGACATTGATGCCGGGATTACGGCTGACAAAATGTATGACCCGATGATGGGCGCGCCCGAAATTATATTGCTCCAGAAGCAAATCGGCTTCGGCCGTAAAATCACGATAGGCATAAAACAGCAGTTCCATGCCCTGACGAAGCTCTTCCTCGCGCAGGAAAAGCGGATTGACCTTGCGTGTCGAGATATC
The window above is part of the Thalassospira marina genome. Proteins encoded here:
- a CDS encoding nitroreductase family protein — translated: MTAETSSPAYTPIPLPDYQEKPLDQMRADAQAFYDEIRTRHTIREFSDRPVPRDIIETCLKAAGTAPSGANHQPWHFSVIGDASMKRKIRLAAEEEERAFYAGRAGDEWIKALAPLGTDDSKPFLEIAPWLICIFGERKSRSTDGEMRKNYYVPESVSIATGFLLAALHRAGLATLTHTPNPMSFLSEICGRPAHDKPYILLVTGYPAQNATIPQHATLKRDLADIATFY
- a CDS encoding ATP-binding protein encodes the protein MGNALSGWVKSLLPTGLLGRSLLILMTPMLLLQIVTVLIFFERHWDTIAKQLSRGLAGDVAYVVDYIGQYPDDSHFDAMVDNARRRMQLDIVFEPDAILEKQITQPPYGLVSEELFTALKERIDRPFYFDLEVDDRMLEIRIQLKDGVLSVVAPRKRLYTSTTYIFFMWIAGSALILYGVAVLFMRNQVRPIRKLAMASDQFGRGVNVDDFKPEGASEVRMAAASFMSMRDRIQRHLSQRTALLAGVSHDLRTPLTRMKLELAMQGSSPGVDALKQDVLDMERMVDAYLAFARGEEGEQAVETDIGKLLTELVGEALREGQQIDLHIEDNQMMEIRRQSVRRCVANIIGNAGRYASNLSIRAGRRGNDFEVLFDDDGPGIPVEKREEVFKPFYRLEESRNQATGGVGLGMTIARDSARGHGGDVLLEDAPGGGLRVRLVLPIGHR
- a CDS encoding response regulator, whose product is MVEIGAAHILVVDDDDRLRDLLKRYLGENGFMVTVARDAAEARARLEGLEFDLLVIDVLMPGEKGVDLAKSLRDRGMTVPIMMLTALSETEDRIAGLEAGADDYLAKPFEPRELVLRIEAILRRYSTRPETDEITPDAASEVAFGDFRFDMDKMVLQRGEDHIYLTTAEQDLLVALARRTGQTTTREQLFDLTGGNGSGDPAASRSIDVQVTRLRRKLEDDPKQPRYLQTVRGRGYVLYTD
- a CDS encoding MarR family winged helix-turn-helix transcriptional regulator; this encodes MADISTRKVNPLFLREEELRQGMELLFYAYRDFTAEADLLLEQYNFGRAHHRVIHFVSRNPGINVSDLLGILQITKQSLSRVLSQLVREGFIEQKTGVQDRRQRLLTVTEKGEELERKLSENQRVLIANAYREAGAEAVEGFRKVMLGMLGPNDRARFEDELLPNGLRRRMG